Proteins encoded within one genomic window of Sphingosinicella ginsenosidimutans:
- a CDS encoding DUF389 domain-containing protein: MARNGPASPQGSTGPVGSLAANSTPHRVHIPFSRWWGHNVVASVDHAAVVTAVRDDAGWSPHFAFMSLMSAGIAVLGLLLSSPAVVIGAMLISPLMGPIIGLGFAVATFDLSEMRRTLRALAAGVVIATIFCALIVLVSPLQTVTDEIAARTRPNLFDLLVALFSGLAGTYAMIRGKHGTIVGVAIATALMPPIAVVGFGLATANLTVLGGAFLLFFTNLMTIAASAAFLARLYGFAPNLSPQQTRLQATLALAVMVALAVPLGLSLRQIGWETVASREIRQVVGRYFGDQARVNGLDVDYRSDPIEIVATLLTPQYRPDAERAITNQLGAMLGRRVHVSLDQIHTDNDATEAQQLAAARGLDAQRDADRVARQLALVAGVPADQVLIDRDARRAEVRAAELPGAPMIVYRQLERRVAAGEPDWSIALIPPVTPLGRVTFGDDAPDAGGAATIATAAWAAQRLGLPIAVSGGNPAEREAVVAALTQAGARASADGGPDGGDVRLGWRMPGVANAPAG; this comes from the coding sequence ATGGCCAGGAACGGACCAGCCTCGCCCCAGGGGAGCACCGGCCCCGTCGGGTCCCTTGCAGCGAACTCGACCCCGCACCGGGTCCACATCCCCTTCTCGCGCTGGTGGGGCCATAATGTCGTGGCGAGCGTCGATCACGCCGCAGTGGTGACGGCGGTGCGCGACGATGCGGGCTGGTCCCCGCATTTCGCGTTCATGTCCCTCATGTCCGCCGGCATCGCCGTGCTCGGCCTGCTGCTCTCCTCGCCGGCCGTCGTGATCGGCGCGATGCTGATTTCGCCGCTGATGGGGCCGATTATCGGCCTCGGCTTCGCGGTCGCGACCTTCGACCTTTCGGAAATGCGCCGGACGCTGAGGGCGCTCGCCGCGGGCGTGGTGATCGCGACCATATTCTGCGCGCTGATCGTGCTCGTCTCACCGCTCCAGACGGTGACCGACGAAATCGCGGCACGCACCCGCCCCAACCTGTTCGACCTGCTCGTCGCGCTCTTCTCGGGCCTCGCCGGCACCTATGCGATGATCCGGGGCAAGCATGGCACGATCGTCGGCGTCGCGATCGCGACGGCGTTGATGCCGCCGATCGCCGTCGTCGGCTTCGGCCTCGCGACCGCGAACCTCACCGTCCTCGGCGGCGCGTTCCTTCTCTTTTTCACGAACCTGATGACGATCGCGGCCTCCGCCGCCTTCCTCGCCCGCCTTTACGGCTTTGCGCCGAACCTGTCGCCGCAGCAGACACGGCTCCAGGCGACACTCGCCCTCGCCGTCATGGTGGCGCTGGCGGTGCCGCTGGGCCTGTCGCTGCGGCAGATCGGGTGGGAAACGGTGGCCTCGCGCGAGATCCGCCAGGTCGTCGGCCGCTATTTCGGGGATCAGGCGCGCGTGAACGGGCTCGACGTCGACTATCGATCCGACCCAATCGAAATCGTCGCGACGCTCCTTACGCCGCAATACAGGCCGGATGCGGAGCGGGCGATCACCAATCAGCTTGGCGCGATGCTCGGCAGGCGCGTCCACGTCTCGCTCGATCAGATCCATACCGACAATGACGCGACCGAGGCGCAACAGCTCGCCGCCGCGCGCGGGCTTGATGCGCAGCGCGACGCCGATCGGGTCGCACGCCAGCTCGCGCTCGTCGCCGGGGTTCCGGCGGATCAGGTCCTGATCGACCGCGATGCCCGGCGCGCCGAGGTCCGCGCCGCCGAGCTGCCGGGCGCGCCGATGATCGTCTATCGCCAGCTCGAGCGGCGCGTCGCCGCCGGAGAGCCGGACTGGTCGATCGCGCTCATCCCGCCGGTCACGCCGCTCGGCCGCGTGACGTTCGGCGATGACGCCCCGGACGCCGGCGGCGCCGCAACCATCGCGACCGCGGCATGGGCGGCGCAGCGGCTTGGCCTGCCGATCGCGGTCTCGGGCGGCAATCCGGCGGAGCGCGAGGCCGTGGTCGCCGCGCTGACGCAGGCGGGCGCAAGAGCCAGCGCCGATGGCGGGCCGGATGGAGGCGACGTGCGGCTCGGCTGGCGGATGCCGGGCGTGGCTAACGCGCCGGCAGGGTGA
- a CDS encoding sensor histidine kinase, translating to MSALDLEARPVTGRVDADGRLIAADPPLADLNARAGGAQGGPLSVPQIAALARLARRLGITVSRAAIAADGDQDIDLWVRAQPEGDEVALSITGWTRHAPQPAAARAGREADFERAAADWTWESDDTLKLTQVSIAAAAAIGRPQAELVGMPLTRIFRFREGPDGSLPILAALAGHVAFEDQVADLRAGRKGRYHLSAVPLIDGMGRFAGFSGAAVGHRPDSEPAVEPEPEPPAPDGAAFGARLDAALRGPLAEIVENAERIRSQPEGPLRRDYAGYAGDIATAGRHLLALVDDLVDLQAIERPDFTPEAEAIDLADIARRVAGLLAVRAADREVRIDAPAADEGLPATGDFTRALQILMNLVANAVRYTPAGGQVWVRTEREGDLAAVIVADQGKGIAPEDQERIFGKFERVDPSEPGGTGLGLYIARRLARAMGGDIAVDSAPGQGARFTFTLPAR from the coding sequence GTGAGCGCGCTCGACCTCGAAGCCCGCCCGGTGACAGGCCGGGTCGATGCGGACGGTCGCCTCATCGCCGCCGATCCGCCGCTCGCCGATCTCAACGCGCGCGCCGGCGGTGCGCAAGGCGGCCCGCTTTCGGTGCCGCAGATCGCCGCGCTTGCCCGACTCGCCCGACGGCTCGGCATCACCGTCTCGCGCGCGGCGATCGCCGCGGACGGGGATCAGGATATCGATCTTTGGGTGCGTGCCCAGCCCGAAGGCGACGAGGTGGCGCTCTCGATCACCGGCTGGACGCGCCATGCCCCTCAGCCTGCCGCGGCCCGCGCCGGCCGTGAGGCCGATTTCGAGCGCGCGGCCGCCGACTGGACCTGGGAGAGCGACGACACGCTGAAACTGACCCAGGTGTCGATCGCCGCCGCTGCCGCGATCGGCCGACCGCAGGCCGAGCTGGTCGGGATGCCGTTGACCCGCATCTTCCGCTTCCGGGAAGGACCCGACGGCTCGCTTCCGATCCTCGCCGCGCTCGCCGGCCATGTCGCGTTCGAGGATCAGGTCGCGGACCTGCGCGCCGGGCGCAAGGGCCGCTATCATCTCTCCGCGGTGCCTCTCATCGACGGCATGGGCCGGTTTGCCGGATTCTCCGGCGCGGCGGTCGGCCATCGCCCGGACAGCGAGCCGGCCGTCGAACCCGAGCCGGAGCCGCCCGCGCCCGATGGCGCCGCTTTCGGAGCCCGACTCGACGCGGCCTTGCGCGGTCCGCTGGCCGAGATCGTCGAAAATGCCGAGCGCATCCGCAGCCAGCCCGAGGGACCGCTGCGCCGCGATTATGCCGGCTATGCGGGCGACATTGCGACCGCCGGCCGTCACCTCCTCGCGCTGGTCGACGACCTCGTCGATCTCCAGGCGATCGAACGGCCCGATTTCACGCCTGAGGCCGAGGCGATCGACCTTGCCGACATCGCCCGCCGCGTCGCCGGGCTGCTAGCGGTTCGCGCCGCCGATCGCGAGGTTCGCATCGATGCCCCCGCCGCCGACGAGGGGCTCCCGGCGACCGGCGACTTCACCCGCGCGCTCCAGATCCTCATGAACCTCGTCGCCAATGCGGTGCGCTACACGCCTGCCGGCGGCCAGGTCTGGGTGCGCACCGAGCGCGAGGGCGATCTCGCCGCCGTGATCGTCGCCGATCAGGGCAAGGGGATCGCGCCGGAGGACCAGGAGCGGATTTTCGGCAAGTTCGAGCGGGTCGACCCTTCGGAGCCCGGCGGCACCGGCCTTGGCCTCTACATCGCCCGCCGGCTGGCGCGCGCAATGGGTGGAGACATCGCCGTCGACAGCGCGCCGGGACAGGGCGCACGCTTCACCTTCACCCTGCCGGCGCGTTAG
- a CDS encoding Hpt domain-containing protein, translated as MAYDPGALNASLAAAVGADPALLGELRDAFIESAARQLDLMRRARCDANWIAAAARLKSLAASFGATGLTGLADEALEGAPGDPVVLRRIAVAVDDFAAI; from the coding sequence ATGGCCTACGATCCCGGAGCCCTGAACGCCTCGCTCGCTGCCGCCGTCGGTGCCGATCCGGCGCTGCTTGGCGAGCTGCGCGACGCGTTCATCGAAAGCGCGGCGCGGCAGCTCGATCTGATGCGACGGGCCCGCTGCGACGCCAACTGGATCGCCGCGGCCGCGCGCCTGAAGAGTCTTGCCGCGAGTTTCGGGGCGACCGGGCTCACCGGATTGGCTGACGAGGCGCTTGAAGGGGCACCGGGCGATCCGGTCGTTCTGCGTCGGATCGCCGTCGCCGTCGACGACTTCGCCGCGATCTAG
- a CDS encoding type III pantothenate kinase, translating into MLLAIDAGNTNIVFALVGDDGAIRTRWRITTDPRRTADEYAVWLVQLLALEGFSKADVTGVIIGTVVPRALHNLEVLASKYFGVEPLVAGQGAAAWGVDLDVAEPATVGADRVLNAIAGHALHEGDLVVIDFGTATTFDVVDYSGAYKGGIIAPGINLSLDALVSAAAKLPKVAIEAPETASVIGRTTETQMHIGIYWGYVAMMEGLVARMKAEIGRPVTVIATGGLATLFDHHTGIFDAIESDLTIQGLSMLYRRSVGAAH; encoded by the coding sequence ATGCTTCTCGCCATCGACGCCGGCAACACCAACATCGTCTTCGCGCTGGTCGGTGACGACGGCGCGATTCGCACGCGCTGGCGGATCACGACCGATCCGCGGCGGACGGCCGACGAATATGCGGTCTGGCTGGTCCAGCTGCTCGCGCTCGAAGGCTTTTCGAAAGCGGATGTGACCGGCGTCATCATCGGCACCGTCGTCCCTCGCGCCCTCCACAATCTGGAGGTGCTCGCGTCCAAATATTTCGGGGTGGAGCCGCTGGTCGCGGGACAGGGAGCGGCCGCGTGGGGTGTGGACCTGGACGTCGCCGAACCGGCAACGGTCGGCGCCGATCGGGTGCTCAACGCCATCGCCGGTCACGCCCTGCATGAAGGGGATCTTGTCGTCATCGATTTCGGCACCGCGACGACGTTCGACGTCGTGGACTATAGCGGCGCCTACAAGGGCGGGATCATCGCGCCGGGCATCAACCTGTCGCTCGATGCGCTGGTCAGCGCCGCCGCCAAGCTCCCCAAGGTGGCGATCGAGGCGCCGGAGACCGCGTCGGTGATCGGCCGCACGACCGAGACGCAGATGCACATCGGCATCTACTGGGGCTATGTCGCGATGATGGAGGGCCTGGTCGCGCGGATGAAGGCCGAGATCGGGCGGCCGGTCACTGTCATTGCCACAGGGGGCCTCGCCACCTTGTTCGATCATCACACCGGCATTTTCGATGCGATCGAGAGCGACCTGACCATCCAGGGCCTGTCGATGCTTTATCGGCGGAGCGTCGGCGCCGCTCACTGA
- a CDS encoding NADH-quinone oxidoreductase subunit M, which translates to MAGFPILSVILALPILGAIACLMTNAQGARWVALITTLVTLALCVGLWLNFQVGGPQWQFAENVPLFGRYFNWALGIDGIALMLIVLTAFLMPICIAASWESIQNRVSEYMACFLVMETLMLGVFMAQDIFLFYVLFESTLVPMYLIIGIWGGANRIYAAYKFFLYTLLGSVLMLIAMLWMVNFAHTTSIPELLVTDFPPEAQTWLFLAFLASFAVKLPMWPVHTWLPDAHVQAPTAGSVILAGVLLKLGGYGFVRFSLPMFPEAANQLMWLMFGLSMIAVVYTSLVALVQDDMKKLIAYSSVAHMAFVTIGLFSFNRQGIDGGLVVMLSHGLVSGALFLCVGVVYDRLHTREIAAYGGVSNNMPAYALFFMLFTMASVGLPGTSGFVGEFLAMVGSYQASSWAAFVVTTGIILGAAYMLLLYWRIAFGTARTEGAAAMPDLSPREWAIFVPIAAVVLWMGVYPESFLAPMRADVTALVHRIERAAPRGDAQLTPGHAPAPAAAAHEAEGTH; encoded by the coding sequence CATCCTGGCGCTGCCGATCCTCGGCGCGATCGCCTGCCTCATGACCAACGCGCAGGGCGCGCGCTGGGTGGCGCTGATCACCACCCTGGTGACGCTCGCGCTCTGCGTCGGCCTGTGGCTCAATTTCCAGGTCGGCGGGCCGCAATGGCAGTTCGCCGAGAATGTCCCGTTGTTCGGGCGCTATTTCAACTGGGCGCTCGGCATCGATGGCATCGCGCTCATGCTGATCGTGCTGACGGCATTCCTGATGCCGATCTGCATCGCGGCCTCGTGGGAGTCGATCCAGAACCGGGTCAGCGAATATATGGCCTGCTTCCTGGTGATGGAGACGCTGATGCTCGGCGTCTTCATGGCGCAGGACATCTTCCTCTTCTACGTCCTGTTCGAATCCACCCTGGTGCCGATGTATCTCATCATCGGCATCTGGGGCGGCGCGAACCGGATCTACGCGGCCTACAAGTTCTTCCTCTACACGTTGCTGGGATCGGTGCTGATGCTGATCGCGATGCTGTGGATGGTGAATTTCGCCCACACGACATCGATCCCCGAGCTGCTGGTCACCGATTTCCCGCCGGAGGCGCAGACCTGGCTGTTCCTCGCCTTCCTCGCGAGCTTCGCGGTCAAGCTGCCGATGTGGCCGGTCCACACCTGGCTTCCCGACGCGCACGTCCAGGCGCCGACCGCCGGTTCGGTCATCCTCGCCGGCGTGCTGCTGAAGCTCGGCGGCTACGGCTTCGTGCGCTTCTCGCTGCCGATGTTTCCGGAAGCGGCGAACCAGCTCATGTGGCTGATGTTCGGCCTCTCGATGATCGCGGTCGTCTATACCAGCCTCGTCGCGCTGGTGCAGGACGACATGAAGAAGCTGATCGCCTATTCGTCGGTCGCGCACATGGCGTTCGTCACGATCGGCCTCTTCTCGTTCAACCGCCAGGGGATCGACGGCGGCCTCGTGGTCATGCTGAGCCACGGCCTGGTCTCGGGTGCGCTCTTCCTGTGCGTGGGCGTGGTCTATGATCGGCTCCACACCCGCGAGATCGCGGCCTATGGCGGCGTTTCCAACAACATGCCCGCTTATGCCCTGTTCTTCATGCTGTTCACCATGGCCTCGGTCGGCCTGCCGGGGACGAGCGGCTTCGTCGGCGAGTTTCTCGCGATGGTCGGCTCCTATCAGGCGTCGAGCTGGGCCGCCTTCGTGGTGACGACCGGAATCATCCTTGGCGCCGCCTACATGCTCCTTCTCTACTGGCGGATCGCCTTCGGGACCGCGCGTACGGAGGGTGCGGCGGCGATGCCCGATCTCAGCCCGCGCGAATGGGCGATCTTCGTGCCGATCGCGGCGGTCGTGCTGTGGATGGGGGTTTATCCGGAAAGCTTCCTTGCGCCGATGCGCGCCGATGTCACGGCCCTGGTCCACCGGATCGAGCGCGCAGCGCCGCGCGGCGACGCACAGCTGACGCCGGGCCATGCGCCGGCGCCAGCCGCCGCGGCGCACGAGGCCGAAGGGACCCATTGA
- a CDS encoding DUF1467 family protein: MKWTSMLAIYVLFWTISLFVVLPFGVRTHDEEGTRPEIGHADSAPVNFSFGRVALRTTILAAAAFGVFYANYVYGWIDANMMGWTT; encoded by the coding sequence ATGAAATGGACCTCGATGCTGGCGATCTACGTCCTGTTCTGGACGATCAGTCTCTTCGTCGTCCTCCCGTTCGGCGTCCGCACGCATGACGAGGAGGGGACCCGACCCGAGATCGGCCACGCCGACAGCGCACCCGTCAATTTCAGCTTCGGCCGGGTGGCTCTGCGCACGACCATCCTTGCCGCGGCCGCCTTTGGCGTCTTCTACGCAAATTATGTCTACGGATGGATCGACGCCAACATGATGGGCTGGACGACCTAG
- a CDS encoding DUF2336 domain-containing protein has translation MAEARSSRDGKQGDAARLLLAAARDRFAAAATDLLLPDQGRLTEWQRVTAGALLTRLVGAIEDDLRARLAARFEDHAALHAALSSAHVPIALPILERAQALRDPELTALLVRRAEEHRFWTAHAAHGDGDFLHDLVRDADDDIAAEAMELVIGRARRFDRFQEPLLGEVELPAELQHRLVWRIAAALRHYIVQHHRAGGVDAAVEETASALIAGYDEGETLEARALRLARRLDRAGRLDGALLARSLGEGMLPFFLAGLAVRCGLDAGAAWEVLSDPRGRGPALLLRAGAIDRPDAAAILLALASRGPLLSGAEEERTAAQVELYDTLDEAAARDVLRLWQANPAYRASVARISTRSRAAAEAA, from the coding sequence ATGGCCGAAGCGCGATCCAGCCGGGATGGAAAGCAGGGCGATGCCGCGCGCCTCCTGCTCGCCGCCGCGCGCGACCGTTTCGCCGCCGCCGCGACGGACCTGCTGCTCCCCGACCAGGGCCGCCTGACGGAGTGGCAGCGCGTCACCGCAGGGGCGTTGCTCACCCGCCTTGTCGGCGCGATCGAGGATGATCTGCGCGCACGCCTTGCCGCACGGTTCGAGGATCATGCCGCGCTCCACGCCGCCTTGTCCTCCGCCCATGTGCCGATCGCGTTGCCGATCCTCGAGCGCGCGCAGGCCCTGCGCGATCCGGAGCTGACCGCGCTGCTGGTGCGCCGCGCGGAGGAACATCGGTTCTGGACCGCCCATGCCGCGCATGGCGACGGAGATTTCCTCCACGATCTCGTTCGCGATGCCGATGACGACATCGCCGCCGAGGCGATGGAGCTGGTGATCGGCCGTGCCCGGCGCTTCGATCGATTCCAGGAGCCCTTGCTTGGCGAGGTCGAGCTTCCGGCCGAGCTTCAGCACCGCCTCGTCTGGCGGATCGCGGCGGCGCTGCGCCATTATATCGTCCAGCACCACCGCGCCGGCGGTGTCGATGCGGCGGTGGAGGAGACCGCGAGCGCGCTCATCGCCGGCTATGACGAGGGGGAAACGCTGGAGGCGAGAGCCCTGCGCCTCGCCCGCCGGCTCGATCGCGCCGGCCGGCTCGATGGCGCGCTGCTCGCCCGCTCGCTGGGGGAGGGGATGCTGCCCTTCTTCCTCGCCGGACTCGCCGTCCGCTGCGGGCTCGATGCCGGTGCGGCGTGGGAAGTGCTCTCCGACCCACGCGGGCGCGGCCCGGCACTGCTGCTTCGCGCGGGCGCAATCGATCGGCCGGACGCGGCCGCGATCCTGCTCGCGCTCGCCAGTCGGGGACCGCTGCTGTCCGGCGCCGAGGAAGAACGAACGGCCGCGCAGGTCGAACTTTACGATACGCTCGACGAGGCGGCGGCGCGTGATGTGCTGCGGTTGTGGCAGGCCAATCCGGCCTATCGCGCCAGCGTCGCGCGCATCTCCACGCGGTCCCGCGCCGCGGCGGAGGCGGCGTGA
- the nuoN gene encoding NADH-quinone oxidoreductase subunit NuoN has translation MMPTHDLLLVLPEELLSAAGLILMLVAAWAGDRSAKLLTWLGVVALVAAILVMPGIVDQGASAFSGMFAADSFAAFSKVVIYIAAAVSLLAASSWFGREGDFRAEYPVLILFATVGMGMMASATDLLTLYVGLEMQSLAAYVLASFQRTDTRSAEAGLKYFVLGALASGILLYGISLLYGFTGTTGFTGIAQAMGDGLSKGELFGIVFTLAGLAFKISAVPFHMWTPDVYEGAPTPVTAFFASAPKLAAMALFARVTVEAMGPATESWRQIVIFLVLASTILGGVAAINQKNIKRLLAYSSINNVGFALVGIAAGTKEGVAATLFYMTVYIAMTLGAFLIVLRMRDEDGQPVETIASLSGLSRTRPWLAFGMMIFMFSLAGIPPLFGFWPKFVVFNAAVAANLSWLAAVAIATSVISAFYYIMIVKTIYFDEPAPAYGPTREPVTAGLLIAAALFVSPLGYLAIGPLDQATTTAAAALFPSGT, from the coding sequence TTGATGCCGACGCACGATCTCTTGCTCGTCCTGCCAGAAGAGCTGCTGAGCGCGGCCGGGCTGATCCTGATGCTCGTCGCGGCCTGGGCCGGCGATCGTTCCGCGAAGCTCCTGACCTGGCTCGGGGTCGTCGCGCTCGTCGCCGCAATTCTGGTGATGCCCGGCATCGTCGATCAGGGCGCCTCCGCCTTCTCGGGCATGTTCGCAGCCGACAGCTTCGCAGCCTTTTCCAAGGTCGTGATCTACATCGCGGCCGCCGTGTCACTGCTCGCGGCGTCGAGCTGGTTCGGGCGAGAGGGCGATTTCCGCGCCGAATATCCGGTGCTGATCCTGTTCGCGACGGTCGGCATGGGCATGATGGCCTCGGCGACCGACCTGCTGACGCTCTATGTCGGGCTCGAGATGCAGAGCCTCGCGGCCTATGTCCTCGCCAGTTTCCAGCGGACCGACACCCGCTCGGCGGAGGCCGGCCTCAAATATTTCGTTCTCGGCGCGTTGGCGAGCGGCATCCTGCTCTACGGTATCTCGCTGCTCTACGGGTTTACCGGGACGACCGGCTTCACCGGCATCGCCCAGGCGATGGGCGACGGCCTGTCGAAGGGCGAGCTGTTCGGCATCGTCTTCACCCTTGCGGGCCTCGCCTTCAAGATCAGCGCGGTGCCGTTCCACATGTGGACCCCGGACGTGTACGAAGGCGCGCCGACGCCGGTCACGGCCTTCTTCGCCTCGGCGCCGAAGCTCGCCGCCATGGCGCTGTTCGCGCGCGTGACCGTGGAGGCGATGGGGCCGGCGACCGAGAGCTGGCGGCAGATCGTGATCTTCCTGGTCCTCGCCTCGACCATCCTCGGCGGTGTCGCCGCGATCAATCAGAAGAACATCAAGCGCCTGCTTGCCTACAGTTCGATCAACAATGTCGGCTTCGCGCTCGTCGGCATCGCCGCCGGCACGAAGGAAGGGGTCGCGGCGACGCTCTTCTACATGACCGTCTATATCGCGATGACGCTTGGCGCCTTCCTGATCGTCCTTCGGATGCGCGACGAGGATGGCCAACCGGTCGAGACGATCGCGTCGCTCTCCGGCCTCTCGCGGACGCGGCCGTGGCTTGCGTTCGGCATGATGATCTTCATGTTCAGCCTTGCCGGCATCCCGCCGCTGTTCGGCTTCTGGCCCAAATTCGTGGTCTTCAACGCGGCGGTGGCGGCGAACCTTTCCTGGCTCGCGGCGGTCGCGATCGCGACTTCGGTGATCAGCGCCTTCTATTACATCATGATCGTCAAGACGATCTACTTCGACGAGCCGGCGCCGGCTTACGGACCTACGCGGGAGCCGGTGACGGCCGGGCTGCTGATCGCCGCGGCGTTGTTCGTATCGCCGCTGGGATACCTTGCCATCGGCCCGCTCGATCAGGCGACCACGACGGCGGCAGCCGCGCTGTTCCCGTCCGGAACCTGA
- a CDS encoding ribonuclease J, with amino-acid sequence MTPGKELLFLALGGSGEIGMNVNLYGCDGKWVMVDLGMTFADPAYPGVELILPDLSFIEERREDLLGIVLTHGHEDHIGAIPYLAGDLGVPLYATPFTAGLIAGKLEEEGLTDEIELNTIEMEGGFSLGPFDFTYVPLAHSIPEGNALLIETPYGRVFHTGDWKLDDSPQLGDPSTAAELSAIGDKGVLALVCDSTNVFNESPSGSELGVREGLDEVIQGADCRVLVTTFASNAARLKTLGHVARDTGRKVCVAGRSLDRILRVAKSVGYLTDFPETIDFDEAMKLPRREVMIIATGGQGEARAALARIAFDQHPLKLDPGDLVVFSSKQIPGNEIAIGRIQNELAARGIEMITDRQAPVHVSGHPGRPELAAMYEWIRPQIIVPVHGEMRHMTEQARFARARGIPHGIVQKNGDLVRLAPNGPEKLSEERVGRLILDGDVILPADGDTINQRRRLSYAGLISVAVPLDPAGRLSGEIVIDPQGIPVEEDRAAFLEEATDAATAAAGKPATSEEKLREEVRLAVRRCATDWTGKKPVVSVMIVRTRP; translated from the coding sequence ATGACACCCGGCAAAGAACTCCTTTTCCTCGCGCTCGGCGGCTCGGGCGAGATCGGCATGAACGTCAATCTCTATGGCTGCGACGGCAAATGGGTAATGGTCGATCTCGGCATGACCTTTGCCGATCCCGCTTATCCGGGCGTCGAGCTGATCCTGCCCGATCTGTCGTTCATCGAGGAGCGGCGCGAGGATCTGCTCGGGATCGTCCTCACCCATGGCCACGAGGACCATATCGGGGCGATCCCCTATCTCGCCGGCGATCTCGGCGTGCCGCTCTATGCGACCCCATTCACCGCCGGCCTGATCGCAGGAAAGCTGGAGGAAGAGGGGCTTACGGACGAGATCGAGCTCAACACGATCGAGATGGAGGGCGGCTTCAGCCTCGGTCCGTTCGATTTCACCTATGTGCCGCTCGCCCATTCGATTCCCGAAGGCAATGCGCTGCTGATCGAAACGCCCTATGGCCGTGTCTTCCACACCGGCGACTGGAAGCTCGACGACAGCCCGCAGCTGGGCGACCCGTCCACCGCGGCGGAACTATCCGCGATCGGGGACAAGGGCGTGCTCGCCCTCGTCTGCGATTCGACCAACGTGTTCAACGAATCGCCCTCGGGCTCCGAGCTTGGCGTTCGTGAGGGACTCGATGAGGTGATCCAGGGCGCCGATTGCCGCGTCCTCGTCACCACCTTCGCCTCCAATGCCGCGCGCCTCAAGACGCTGGGCCATGTCGCGCGGGATACGGGGCGAAAGGTCTGCGTCGCGGGCCGCAGCCTCGATCGTATCCTTCGGGTCGCGAAGAGCGTCGGCTATCTCACTGATTTTCCGGAGACCATCGATTTCGACGAGGCGATGAAGCTGCCCCGGCGCGAGGTGATGATCATCGCGACCGGCGGGCAGGGGGAGGCGCGCGCGGCGCTCGCGCGGATCGCCTTCGACCAGCACCCGCTGAAGCTCGATCCGGGCGACCTCGTCGTCTTCTCGTCCAAGCAGATTCCGGGCAACGAAATCGCGATCGGACGGATCCAGAACGAGCTCGCGGCGCGTGGAATCGAGATGATCACCGACCGCCAGGCGCCGGTCCACGTCTCCGGCCATCCCGGCCGGCCGGAGCTTGCCGCGATGTACGAATGGATCCGCCCGCAGATCATCGTCCCGGTCCATGGCGAAATGCGGCACATGACCGAGCAGGCGCGCTTCGCAAGGGCGCGCGGCATCCCGCACGGAATCGTCCAGAAGAATGGCGATCTCGTCCGGCTCGCGCCGAACGGCCCGGAAAAACTGTCGGAGGAGCGCGTCGGCCGGCTGATACTCGACGGTGACGTCATCCTCCCGGCCGATGGCGACACCATCAACCAGCGGCGTCGGCTTTCCTATGCCGGCCTGATTTCGGTCGCTGTGCCGCTCGATCCGGCCGGTCGCCTTTCCGGCGAAATCGTCATCGATCCCCAGGGCATTCCGGTCGAGGAGGATCGCGCGGCTTTCCTCGAAGAGGCGACGGATGCCGCCACCGCGGCCGCCGGCAAGCCCGCCACCAGCGAGGAGAAACTGCGCGAGGAGGTGCGTCTCGCAGTGCGCCGCTGCGCGACCGACTGGACCGGCAAGAAGCCCGTCGTCAGCGTGATGATCGTGAGGACCCGGCCATGA
- a CDS encoding biotin--[acetyl-CoA-carboxylase] ligase, which yields MRSVAETGSTNDDLAALATAGAPEGLWLRADRQTGGKGRQGRAWQSPPGNLYASTLVRLQPGDPSAATLALVAAMALHEAVQPEAPAATIKWPNDLLVEGAKLAGILLERQGDAVVIGFGVNLAFHPVLADRPATSLKALAGRAPSPHFFLTRLAPIFQAWLDRWRAEGLAPVRAAWCAAAHPVGTPIAAGDLRGVFDGLEESGALRLRLAGGGTKIIHAGDVFLI from the coding sequence ATCCGCAGCGTCGCCGAAACCGGATCGACCAATGACGATCTCGCCGCGCTCGCGACGGCGGGCGCGCCCGAAGGCCTCTGGCTGCGCGCCGATCGCCAGACCGGCGGCAAGGGACGGCAGGGCAGGGCCTGGCAATCGCCGCCCGGCAATCTTTATGCGAGCACTCTGGTCCGACTTCAGCCGGGCGATCCGTCCGCCGCGACGCTCGCTCTGGTCGCGGCTATGGCGCTTCACGAAGCGGTGCAGCCGGAAGCCCCGGCCGCGACGATCAAGTGGCCCAACGACCTGCTCGTCGAAGGCGCCAAGCTTGCCGGCATCCTGCTCGAGCGCCAGGGGGACGCCGTCGTGATCGGCTTCGGCGTCAACCTCGCATTCCACCCCGTCCTCGCCGACCGCCCCGCAACCAGCCTCAAAGCCCTCGCGGGCCGCGCGCCAAGCCCCCACTTTTTCCTCACCCGGCTCGCCCCGATCTTCCAGGCCTGGCTCGACCGCTGGCGCGCGGAGGGCCTTGCTCCGGTGCGCGCCGCCTGGTGCGCGGCGGCACATCCGGTGGGCACGCCGATCGCGGCGGGAGACCTTCGGGGTGTTTTCGACGGGCTCGAGGAAAGCGGAGCGCTCCGGCTGCGGCTGGCGGGGGGCGGGACCAAGATCATCCATGCCGGCGACGTGTTCCTGATCTGA